In the Marinomonas algicola genome, one interval contains:
- a CDS encoding protein-L-isoaspartate(D-aspartate) O-methyltransferase, producing MTIEHLQYLKHSNSKASKMVTELQQKGIHHEALLQLMLTIPRHDFVESAFSHLAYSATPLPIGKSQTISQPLTVAVMTQWLLKYSRLGRVLEVGTGSGYQTCILSHFFNKVHTIERQKSLFDTAHQRLSKMAIRNVEFHHGDGHLGWPTTLKVDAVIVTAMANKVPLALTDCLKDKGILIMPLDQPEPMIGCWQKLNDQWKRLEDGPAQFVPMLEGLVCD from the coding sequence ATGACGATAGAGCATTTGCAATATCTTAAGCACTCTAACTCCAAAGCGTCAAAAATGGTAACAGAGTTACAGCAAAAAGGCATTCATCACGAAGCGTTACTGCAGCTTATGTTAACGATTCCTCGACATGATTTTGTTGAGTCAGCGTTCTCTCATTTGGCGTATTCGGCCACACCGCTACCAATAGGGAAAAGCCAAACCATCAGTCAGCCATTGACCGTTGCTGTTATGACCCAGTGGTTATTGAAATATTCTCGATTGGGGAGAGTATTAGAAGTTGGTACTGGTTCTGGTTATCAAACGTGTATTTTGTCGCATTTTTTTAATAAAGTTCATACGATTGAGCGACAAAAAAGTTTATTTGATACCGCTCATCAGAGGTTGTCTAAAATGGCCATTCGCAATGTTGAGTTTCATCATGGTGATGGTCATTTAGGTTGGCCCACAACCTTAAAGGTGGATGCGGTGATTGTTACTGCGATGGCGAATAAAGTTCCTCTGGCGTTAACCGATTGCTTGAAAGACAAGGGGATTCTCATAATGCCTCTTGATCAGCCAGAACCCATGATAGGGTGTTGGCAAAAATTAAATGATCAATGGAAGCGTCTCGAAGACGGTCCTGCTCAATTTGTTCCAATGTTAGAAGGGTTAGTCTGTGATTAG
- the ispD gene encoding 2-C-methyl-D-erythritol 4-phosphate cytidylyltransferase yields MKYSSIWVIVPAAGVGKRMQSTTPKQYLKLGERTVLDHTLMQLLSHENIAGVVLGIGAEDDYWPDSLWYGHAKVMPFIGGKERSDTVRLGLEYLMQSSHLSNEFVLVHDAARPFITHESINALLANTSSHGCLLAIPAKDTIKESAFDKGVPSVKRTIDRRLIWQAQTPQKFVIQALIQALKNAESSTSEITDESSAMELSGYQPELVEGDASNFKITLPIDLVIANALLSYDASC; encoded by the coding sequence ATGAAATATTCTTCAATATGGGTGATTGTACCAGCGGCTGGAGTGGGTAAGCGCATGCAGTCTACTACCCCCAAACAATATTTAAAACTGGGTGAGCGAACGGTATTAGACCATACATTAATGCAGTTGTTGTCTCATGAAAATATTGCCGGTGTCGTTTTGGGAATAGGTGCAGAAGACGATTATTGGCCTGACTCCTTATGGTATGGTCACGCTAAAGTGATGCCCTTTATTGGAGGGAAAGAACGATCTGATACGGTCCGATTGGGGCTCGAATATTTAATGCAGTCATCCCATCTTAGTAACGAATTTGTATTGGTGCATGATGCAGCGAGACCTTTTATTACGCACGAATCAATTAATGCCTTATTGGCTAATACGTCTTCCCATGGCTGTCTTCTTGCGATTCCTGCTAAAGACACAATCAAGGAAAGCGCTTTTGACAAGGGTGTTCCATCCGTTAAAAGAACGATCGATCGCCGTCTTATCTGGCAAGCCCAAACGCCTCAAAAATTTGTCATTCAAGCGTTAATTCAAGCTCTTAAAAATGCCGAATCTTCAACATCTGAAATTACCGATGAAAGTTCAGCCATGGAGTTATCGGGTTATCAACCTGAACTTGTTGAAGGGGATGCCAGTAACTTTAAAATTACACTTCCAATAGACTTAGTGATTGCTAATGCTCTTTTGTCTTATGATGCATCATGTTAG
- the proB gene encoding glutamate 5-kinase gives MTNYQWKRIVLKVGSALIAPEKKGCSSRYLLHIAKFILQCRDMDIQVILVSSGSVAAGAHFFGNIENPSLATKKAMAAAGQNEMMATWDRFFDFPAAQILLTHGDLQDKERYDSVRSTIFELLDHGILPIINENDVVTTDALKVGDNDNLSAMVAAAADADSLIICSDVDGLYDKNPNIHTDAKLIKQVAQIDQSIHDMAGGAHSSVGTGGMKTKIEAAEKATSHGLSTYIINGFKEGSFEQLIQGNNPGTIFTPYDMPMKTDLHWMTHTARAQGELVIEGDFEYPLDENSAQLTSHDLVEVRGEFSVGDTIFVRSDDGKHLAKAQANYSSCLLNFITNHEYSDDSHEFIHHTGPLISDKNIAVLEQEDRV, from the coding sequence ATGACAAACTATCAATGGAAACGAATTGTATTAAAAGTAGGAAGCGCATTAATTGCACCAGAGAAAAAAGGATGCAGCTCCCGTTATTTACTGCACATTGCAAAATTCATCTTGCAGTGTCGAGATATGGACATACAAGTTATTCTTGTATCGTCAGGCTCTGTTGCCGCTGGAGCTCATTTTTTTGGCAATATTGAAAACCCTTCATTAGCGACCAAAAAAGCCATGGCCGCAGCAGGACAAAATGAAATGATGGCAACCTGGGACCGCTTCTTTGATTTTCCAGCGGCCCAAATTTTACTGACTCATGGTGACCTGCAAGATAAAGAACGATATGACAGTGTTCGCAGCACTATTTTTGAATTACTTGACCATGGCATTCTTCCAATAATCAACGAAAATGATGTGGTAACAACCGATGCCTTGAAAGTTGGAGATAACGACAATTTATCCGCTATGGTTGCCGCGGCAGCAGATGCTGATTCACTCATCATTTGCTCAGATGTTGACGGTTTATATGACAAAAACCCCAATATCCACACAGATGCAAAGTTGATCAAACAAGTAGCCCAAATTGATCAAAGCATTCATGATATGGCAGGTGGTGCACACAGCAGTGTTGGCACTGGAGGCATGAAAACTAAAATTGAAGCCGCTGAAAAAGCCACATCTCACGGACTAAGCACCTATATTATTAATGGTTTCAAAGAAGGCTCATTTGAACAGCTAATTCAGGGCAATAACCCAGGAACGATTTTCACACCTTATGACATGCCCATGAAAACCGACCTGCACTGGATGACTCACACAGCAAGAGCGCAAGGTGAGTTGGTTATTGAAGGCGACTTTGAATACCCACTTGATGAAAATAGCGCACAGCTAACCAGTCATGACTTAGTTGAAGTTCGTGGTGAATTTTCTGTCGGTGATACCATATTTGTTCGTAGCGATGACGGCAAACATCTAGCAAAAGCACAGGCAAATTACAGCAGCTGTTTACTAAACTTTATAACAAACCACGAATACAGTGATGACAGCCACGAATTTATTCACCACACTGGCCCACTGATTTCCGATAAAAATATTGCCGTTTTGGAACAAGAAGATAGGGTATAA
- the surE gene encoding 5'/3'-nucleotidase SurE, translated as MRVLISNDDGIEALGVQTRYRKLTLSYECVLVAPDRNCSGASNSLTLRRPLQAKAIRNNEYSVDGTPADCVNLALSKVVDGQFDVVIAGINHGPNLGDDVIYSGTVAAATEARHLGRPAIAISLVGAVHFESAAQVLEDILQDSHSLTLPKGVLLNVNVPDLPYDQIKGIKITRLGYRKSPQPAISAQHPKGVPCFWIGGLSEPHDGSLGTDFWAVDKGYVSITPLHIDMTCYQVLSSLEQWASKVLI; from the coding sequence ATGCGAGTTTTGATTTCAAATGATGATGGTATTGAAGCGTTAGGGGTTCAAACTCGTTACCGAAAATTAACACTTTCATATGAATGTGTCTTAGTGGCCCCTGATCGAAATTGCAGCGGTGCCAGTAACTCACTGACATTGCGGCGTCCTTTACAGGCAAAAGCGATTCGCAATAATGAATACAGTGTTGATGGAACACCTGCGGATTGTGTCAATTTAGCCTTATCAAAGGTGGTCGATGGCCAATTTGATGTGGTTATTGCAGGCATCAATCACGGCCCTAATCTAGGGGACGATGTTATTTATTCTGGTACGGTTGCTGCGGCCACGGAAGCACGCCACTTAGGGAGACCTGCTATTGCCATTTCCTTGGTTGGTGCGGTTCATTTCGAGTCGGCGGCACAAGTGTTGGAAGATATTCTACAAGACAGTCACTCATTAACATTACCAAAAGGTGTATTACTTAATGTGAACGTACCTGATCTACCTTATGATCAAATAAAAGGCATTAAAATTACGCGTTTGGGGTATCGAAAAAGTCCTCAGCCTGCTATCTCAGCACAACATCCAAAAGGGGTTCCCTGTTTTTGGATTGGTGGTTTGTCAGAGCCGCACGATGGGAGTCTTGGGACTGATTTTTGGGCTGTTGATAAGGGTTATGTTTCTATAACACCTCTGCATATTGACATGACCTGTTATCAAGTACTGTCTTCATTGGAGCAGTGGGCTTCTAAGGTGCTGATATGA
- a CDS encoding septum formation initiator family protein, whose product MWRLVFLVFLVVFGYLSYQLVYGEQGIKRQEELAKQVQYQENKNQRLLQRNDALRAQVENLKKGKDAIEERVRTELQYIKEGEVFYRIVDQ is encoded by the coding sequence ATGTGGCGTCTTGTATTTCTGGTTTTTTTAGTTGTTTTTGGTTATTTGAGCTACCAGTTAGTCTATGGTGAGCAAGGTATTAAACGTCAAGAAGAGCTAGCGAAGCAAGTTCAGTATCAAGAAAACAAAAACCAAAGGCTGTTGCAGAGAAATGACGCTTTACGTGCTCAAGTTGAAAACCTGAAAAAAGGTAAGGATGCTATTGAAGAGCGCGTGAGAACAGAGCTTCAGTACATAAAAGAAGGCGAAGTCTTTTATCGGATAGTGGATCAATGA
- the eno gene encoding phosphopyruvate hydratase produces the protein MSQIVDIKAREVLDSRGNPTVEADVILADGSFGSACAPSGASTGSREALELRDGDKARYLGKGVLKAVAAVNGPIRDALLGKEAIAQAELDKIMIDLDGTVNKSTFGANAILAVSLAAAKAAAVFKKVPLYAHIADINGTPGVYSMPVPMMNIINGGEHADNNVDIQEFMIQPVGAPNFREALRYGAEIFHALKKVLSDRGLSTAVGDEGGFAPNLASNAEALAVIKEAVANAGYELGKDITLAMDCAASEFYEEGQYNLKGEGKVFSSEGFSDYLADLCEQYPIVSIEDGLNESDWEGFAYQTKILGDKIQLVGDDLFVTNTKILKRGIDEGIANSILIKFNQIGSLTETLEAIRMAKAAGYTAVISHRSGETEDATIADLAVGTAAGQIKTGSLCRSDRVSKYNQLLRIEEQLGANVAYNGLSEIKGQA, from the coding sequence ATGAGTCAGATTGTTGATATCAAAGCGAGAGAAGTATTAGATTCCCGTGGGAACCCGACTGTAGAAGCCGATGTTATTTTAGCTGATGGTTCTTTTGGTTCAGCGTGTGCTCCTTCAGGTGCGTCTACAGGATCTCGTGAAGCGCTTGAATTACGCGATGGTGATAAAGCTCGTTATCTAGGTAAAGGTGTATTGAAAGCGGTTGCGGCTGTTAATGGTCCTATTCGTGATGCATTGCTTGGCAAAGAGGCAATTGCTCAAGCTGAATTAGATAAAATCATGATTGATTTAGATGGCACTGTAAATAAATCAACTTTTGGTGCGAATGCTATTTTGGCTGTGTCCCTTGCGGCGGCAAAAGCGGCCGCGGTATTTAAGAAAGTGCCTTTATATGCGCACATTGCCGATATCAATGGCACGCCTGGTGTCTATTCTATGCCTGTACCTATGATGAATATCATCAATGGTGGTGAGCACGCAGATAACAACGTTGATATTCAAGAGTTTATGATCCAACCGGTCGGTGCACCTAACTTTCGCGAAGCATTGCGTTACGGCGCTGAAATTTTTCATGCCTTGAAAAAAGTGTTGAGTGATCGTGGTTTAAGCACGGCCGTTGGTGATGAAGGTGGTTTTGCGCCAAATCTTGCATCGAATGCTGAAGCCTTAGCGGTGATTAAAGAAGCCGTAGCGAATGCGGGTTATGAATTAGGTAAAGACATCACTTTAGCGATGGATTGTGCTGCATCTGAGTTCTATGAAGAGGGCCAGTACAACTTAAAAGGTGAAGGAAAGGTCTTTTCTTCTGAAGGGTTCTCTGATTATTTGGCAGATCTTTGCGAACAATACCCAATAGTTTCTATTGAAGACGGTTTAAATGAGTCCGATTGGGAAGGTTTTGCTTATCAAACTAAGATTCTTGGGGATAAAATTCAATTAGTGGGTGACGATCTTTTTGTTACTAATACTAAAATTCTTAAGCGCGGTATTGATGAAGGCATTGCCAACTCAATTTTGATAAAATTCAATCAGATTGGCTCTTTAACAGAAACACTTGAAGCAATTCGAATGGCAAAAGCCGCTGGTTATACGGCCGTTATTTCTCACCGTTCTGGTGAAACTGAAGATGCGACTATTGCTGATTTAGCTGTTGGTACGGCTGCGGGGCAGATTAAAACGGGTTCGTTATGCCGTTCTGATCGAGTATCTAAATACAACCAATTGCTACGTATTGAAGAGCAATTAGGCGCAAACGTGGCTTATAACGGATTGTCTGAGATTAAAGGTCAAGCTTAG
- the ispF gene encoding 2-C-methyl-D-erythritol 2,4-cyclodiphosphate synthase — protein MQPFRIGHGFDVHKFGVGEEIVIGGVSIPYEKGLEAHSDGDVALHALTDSLLGAAGLGDIGKHFPDTEAEYKGADSRILLRHVVELLKEKQYSIGNVDVTIIAQAPKMLPYIDSMRANIAADLNVELNQVNVKATTTEKLGFTGRKEGIAVEAVALIVSQ, from the coding sequence ATGCAGCCTTTTAGGATTGGTCATGGCTTCGATGTGCATAAGTTTGGAGTGGGAGAAGAGATTGTTATTGGTGGCGTTAGCATTCCATATGAAAAAGGGTTAGAGGCGCATTCTGATGGTGATGTTGCTTTGCACGCATTAACTGATTCTTTATTAGGAGCCGCGGGTTTAGGCGATATTGGCAAGCACTTTCCTGACACTGAAGCGGAGTACAAGGGCGCTGATAGCCGTATTTTATTGCGTCATGTCGTAGAGTTATTGAAAGAAAAACAATATTCAATTGGTAATGTTGATGTCACTATCATTGCTCAGGCGCCAAAAATGTTACCTTATATTGACTCAATGCGCGCCAACATTGCGGCTGACTTAAATGTTGAATTGAATCAGGTTAATGTTAAAGCAACAACCACAGAAAAACTGGGTTTTACAGGCAGGAAAGAAGGCATTGCGGTTGAGGCTGTGGCTCTCATTGTCTCCCAATAA
- a CDS encoding CTP synthase, translating to MATRYIFVTGGVVSSLGKGLTAASLAAILESRGLKVTMLKLDPYINVDPGTMSPFQHGEVFVTDDGAETDLDLGHYERFISTKMSKRNNFTTGRVYQHVLKKERRGDYLGGTVQVIPHITDEIKRRVLLGAEGADVALVEIGGTVGDIESQPFLEAVRQLKVELGSHRAMFMHLTLVPYIRTAGETKTKPTQHSVKELRSIGIQPDILICRSEVSIEAPERKKISLFTSVDERAVISLPDAETIYSIPSILNDQGLDSLIVERFNLDCGIPDITIWNKVAKAKLNPEKQVNIAMVGKYMELLDAYKSLIEAMDHAGIHARTKVKLHYIDAESIETNGTDVLKDMDAILVPGGFGERGVEGKIQTAQYARENKIPYLGICLGMQVAVIEFARNVAKLEGAHSTEFNLKAENPVIGLITEWTNAEGSKEIRSEESDLGGTMRLGAQNCNLLEGSKAQQAYGKSVVSERHRHRYEVNNYYLTELETAGLTISGRSEDNSLVEMVEIKDHPWFVACQFHPEFTSSPRYGHGLFSAFAHAALKYAGKEK from the coding sequence ATGGCGACACGATATATTTTCGTCACAGGCGGCGTTGTTTCTTCTCTTGGCAAAGGTCTAACGGCTGCCTCTCTTGCTGCAATTCTTGAATCCCGTGGTTTAAAAGTAACCATGCTTAAATTGGATCCTTATATAAACGTTGATCCAGGTACAATGAGCCCGTTTCAACATGGTGAAGTTTTTGTAACGGATGATGGCGCAGAGACCGATCTTGATCTTGGTCATTATGAACGTTTTATTTCTACTAAGATGAGTAAACGTAATAACTTCACGACAGGCCGAGTCTATCAACATGTTTTGAAAAAAGAGCGTCGTGGTGATTACCTTGGTGGTACGGTTCAGGTTATTCCTCATATTACCGATGAAATCAAACGTCGTGTATTGCTTGGTGCGGAAGGTGCAGACGTTGCTTTGGTTGAGATTGGTGGTACGGTGGGTGATATCGAATCACAACCATTTTTAGAAGCCGTTCGTCAGTTAAAAGTAGAGCTAGGTTCCCATAGAGCCATGTTTATGCATTTAACATTGGTGCCTTATATTCGTACGGCGGGTGAAACGAAAACCAAACCAACGCAGCATTCTGTTAAGGAATTGCGTTCTATTGGTATTCAGCCTGACATCTTGATTTGTCGTTCAGAAGTATCGATTGAAGCGCCAGAGCGCAAGAAAATCTCTTTGTTTACCAGTGTGGATGAGCGAGCGGTTATCTCCTTACCTGATGCTGAAACTATTTACAGCATTCCCTCTATCTTGAATGATCAAGGCTTAGACAGCTTGATTGTTGAGCGCTTTAATTTAGACTGTGGTATCCCTGATATTACTATCTGGAATAAAGTAGCCAAAGCCAAGTTGAACCCTGAAAAGCAAGTGAATATTGCTATGGTAGGGAAATACATGGAATTGCTTGATGCGTATAAGTCTCTTATAGAAGCGATGGATCATGCTGGCATTCATGCTCGTACAAAAGTTAAGTTGCATTACATTGATGCCGAAAGTATTGAAACCAATGGTACTGATGTATTAAAAGATATGGATGCTATTTTAGTGCCAGGCGGTTTTGGTGAACGTGGTGTCGAAGGGAAAATTCAAACGGCTCAATATGCCCGTGAAAATAAAATACCGTATTTAGGTATCTGTTTAGGTATGCAAGTAGCGGTAATCGAGTTTGCTCGTAATGTGGCAAAACTTGAGGGTGCTCACAGTACAGAATTCAATTTGAAAGCAGAGAACCCAGTCATTGGTCTAATTACTGAATGGACGAATGCAGAGGGTTCCAAAGAGATCCGGTCAGAGGAATCCGATCTAGGTGGAACGATGCGCCTAGGTGCTCAAAACTGTAATTTGCTAGAAGGGTCGAAAGCTCAACAAGCATACGGTAAGTCAGTTGTGAGTGAACGTCATCGTCATCGTTATGAAGTAAATAACTATTATCTTACAGAATTAGAGACGGCAGGTTTAACGATTTCAGGTCGTTCTGAAGATAATTCTTTGGTTGAAATGGTTGAGATTAAGGATCACCCTTGGTTTGTTGCTTGCCAATTCCACCCTGAATTTACGTCATCGCCTCGTTATGGCCATGGATTGTTCAGTGCATTTGCTCACGCTGCATTAAAGTATGCGGGTAAAGAAAAATAG
- a CDS encoding FAD-binding oxidoreductase yields MATSENTLRAIAELSQIFGDRLLTTKVVRSHHGQDESWHKEALPDAVLMAHETEDVVKAVKVCANYNMPIVAFGAGSSVEGQVIPIQGGLTINFTEMNKVLDIRTEDFDVSVQPGVTRKQLNMELRSMGLMFPVDPGANATIGGMTSTRASGTTSVRYGTMEDNVISLTVVTADGRVIKTSQRARKSSAGYDLTHLFVGSEGTLGIITEITLRLHPIPESISSAVASFPDIASAVNAVITTLMYGVPIARIELLDGLAIEAVNTYLKSSHDVKPTLFLEFHGSDSSVKEQAEIVGDICSEFDSANFIWKTLEEDRNALWEARHNGALAVMSMRPGAELLATDVCVPISRLAEIIEKSQKYLQEDGIYGPLMGHVGDGNFHFVIPVDRSNTEEFAKIKAFCSRLASDAISMDGTCTGEHGIGLGKQSLLKDELGECVDYMRLIKQSFDPNNIMNPGKIFSLDA; encoded by the coding sequence ATGGCAACATCTGAAAATACTCTGCGTGCGATTGCAGAACTTTCCCAGATTTTTGGGGATCGCTTACTCACCACAAAGGTCGTACGTAGCCATCATGGACAAGATGAATCGTGGCATAAAGAAGCGCTGCCAGATGCTGTTTTAATGGCCCATGAAACAGAAGACGTAGTGAAAGCCGTCAAGGTTTGTGCGAATTACAATATGCCAATAGTCGCTTTTGGAGCGGGCTCATCTGTAGAAGGTCAAGTGATACCTATCCAAGGCGGATTGACCATTAATTTTACGGAAATGAACAAGGTTCTTGATATTAGAACCGAAGATTTTGATGTCAGCGTACAACCTGGCGTTACTCGTAAACAATTGAATATGGAGTTGCGCTCTATGGGGCTGATGTTCCCTGTTGATCCAGGAGCAAATGCGACCATTGGAGGCATGACATCGACGCGTGCTAGTGGGACGACCAGTGTACGCTACGGTACTATGGAAGATAATGTCATCTCACTTACAGTTGTTACTGCGGATGGGCGAGTGATCAAAACGTCTCAACGCGCTCGAAAATCCTCGGCGGGGTATGACTTAACGCACCTTTTTGTAGGATCAGAAGGAACTCTGGGTATTATTACTGAGATCACTTTGCGTCTTCATCCGATACCTGAATCGATTTCATCTGCCGTGGCCTCTTTTCCTGATATTGCCTCCGCGGTGAATGCGGTCATCACTACCTTGATGTATGGTGTGCCGATTGCACGTATCGAATTGCTCGATGGGCTTGCGATTGAAGCGGTCAATACATATTTAAAAAGCTCCCATGACGTGAAACCAACTTTATTTTTAGAGTTTCATGGCAGCGATTCATCCGTTAAAGAGCAAGCTGAAATTGTGGGTGATATCTGCTCAGAGTTTGACAGTGCGAACTTTATTTGGAAAACATTGGAAGAAGATCGAAACGCGCTTTGGGAAGCACGTCATAATGGCGCATTGGCTGTTATGTCTATGAGGCCAGGGGCCGAATTGTTGGCGACAGATGTGTGTGTCCCTATCTCTAGATTGGCTGAAATTATTGAAAAATCACAAAAGTATCTTCAAGAAGATGGTATTTATGGGCCTTTGATGGGCCATGTCGGTGATGGTAATTTCCATTTTGTGATTCCTGTAGATCGATCGAATACAGAAGAATTTGCTAAAATTAAAGCTTTTTGCTCTAGGTTGGCTTCGGATGCGATTTCTATGGACGGTACTTGTACAGGTGAGCACGGTATCGGTTTAGGGAAACAGTCACTACTAAAAGATGAGTTAGGAGAATGTGTGGATTATATGCGATTGATTAAACAATCTTTTGATCCAAACAATATTATGAACCCAGGAAAAATATTTTCTCTTGACGCTTAG
- the truD gene encoding tRNA pseudouridine(13) synthase TruD, whose amino-acid sequence MNTDWHYAWTKPTLTGDLKTTPQDFYVEEVLGFEPDGQGEFVFVFIEKVGVNTDYLAKRLASYADIDPVKVTYSGVKDRHACTRQWFCLHLLGRDVDFADLMYGFRDDEHVRVLKVTRHSKKLRIGSHRENRFIIRIRSLQGDLIELENRLSLVKMAGVPNYYGAQRFGINGNNLENGARWLEHGRKGKKRLSKTESFWLSAMRSWCFNQALSDQLANGSWNRVFIGDIAQETNSSVQFRIKSLSPGLMLRQMTMKVQPVLPLISQGWQDGTSDKRALMITQSLASNEDVVEGLLNLGLSRDSRVSRLSPNNMEWELIHKNSAPSELLMQFSLPKGAFATSVLREIVAVNDCSVEKHDASFDFK is encoded by the coding sequence ATGAATACAGATTGGCATTATGCATGGACAAAACCCACTTTGACAGGGGATTTAAAAACCACCCCACAAGACTTTTATGTTGAAGAAGTTTTAGGCTTTGAACCAGATGGTCAAGGTGAGTTTGTTTTTGTGTTTATCGAAAAGGTGGGGGTAAATACTGATTATTTAGCGAAACGTTTAGCCAGCTATGCTGATATTGACCCTGTAAAAGTGACTTATAGCGGGGTAAAGGATAGACACGCTTGCACTCGGCAATGGTTTTGTTTGCATTTGTTGGGGAGGGACGTGGATTTCGCCGACTTGATGTATGGGTTTAGAGACGATGAACACGTTAGGGTGCTGAAGGTTACACGCCACTCTAAAAAATTAAGAATAGGTTCACACAGAGAAAACCGTTTTATTATTCGAATACGTTCTCTACAAGGGGATCTAATCGAATTAGAAAACAGACTTTCTTTAGTTAAAATGGCTGGTGTGCCAAATTACTATGGTGCCCAGCGATTTGGGATTAATGGAAATAATTTAGAGAATGGTGCGCGCTGGCTTGAACATGGCCGTAAGGGAAAGAAAAGATTAAGTAAAACAGAGTCTTTTTGGCTATCCGCCATGAGATCTTGGTGTTTTAATCAGGCATTAAGCGACCAACTTGCGAATGGCAGTTGGAACCGTGTTTTTATTGGTGATATTGCTCAAGAAACAAATAGCTCGGTTCAATTCCGTATTAAAAGTTTATCGCCTGGGCTGATGCTGCGCCAAATGACGATGAAGGTTCAGCCCGTCTTGCCGTTAATAAGTCAAGGCTGGCAAGATGGAACGAGCGATAAGCGAGCCCTCATGATAACCCAATCACTTGCTTCTAATGAGGATGTTGTTGAAGGGCTATTGAATTTGGGGTTATCAAGAGACAGTCGAGTTTCTCGTTTAAGCCCAAATAATATGGAATGGGAATTGATTCATAAAAACTCAGCGCCTTCTGAGCTCTTGATGCAATTTTCTCTTCCAAAAGGCGCATTTGCTACTAGCGTATTACGTGAAATAGTAGCGGTTAATGATTGTTCAGTAGAGAAACATGATGCGAGTTTTGATTTCAAATGA
- a CDS encoding DEAD/DEAH box helicase, with product MTTVTTPTNFTELGLIAPLLARLTELNYKVPTPIQAQTIPRVLTGYDVIAGANTGSGKTAAFALPLLQHLHVEKSASHVGNEKGNYVTRLVLVPTRELAKQVADNIKSYSVHFNGAIKTLAIFGGVSINRQMQTLSGGADILVATPGRLLDLISNNAVKLDRVKTLVLDEADRMLSLGFADEIAELLALMPKKKQVLLFSATFPDQVTSFTQGLLNNPIEIQLQSADASTLVQRVFTVNKGQKTAVLEHLIKQYQWRQALIFVNSKNSCNHLADKLFKRGITAEVFHGDKAQGARSRVLDGFKNGELDVVIATDIAARGLDIAKLPVVINFDLPRSPADYMHRVGRSGRAGEVGLAISLIDHEDYHHFKVIEKKNKIWLEREQIEGFEADAALADFVEKPVARPAGHGKKKAK from the coding sequence ATGACCACTGTTACCACTCCCACAAACTTTACTGAACTTGGCCTTATTGCCCCTTTATTAGCTCGATTAACTGAGCTAAATTATAAAGTACCAACACCCATTCAGGCGCAGACTATCCCACGTGTTTTAACCGGGTATGACGTAATTGCAGGCGCCAATACTGGGTCTGGTAAAACGGCGGCTTTTGCTTTGCCCCTTTTACAGCATTTACACGTTGAAAAGTCAGCGAGTCATGTTGGCAATGAGAAGGGTAACTATGTAACTCGACTGGTTTTGGTTCCAACTCGTGAGCTTGCTAAACAAGTCGCCGATAATATCAAATCCTATTCTGTGCATTTTAACGGAGCCATTAAAACACTGGCTATTTTTGGTGGTGTTTCCATAAACAGACAAATGCAGACTTTAAGTGGTGGCGCCGATATATTAGTGGCAACACCGGGACGATTACTGGATTTGATTTCAAATAATGCGGTTAAGTTAGATAGGGTAAAAACCTTGGTTCTAGATGAAGCGGATAGGATGCTGAGTTTAGGCTTTGCAGATGAGATAGCGGAACTGCTTGCGTTGATGCCCAAGAAAAAGCAAGTATTGTTATTTTCAGCTACCTTTCCAGATCAAGTGACGTCTTTCACTCAAGGCTTGCTTAATAACCCTATTGAAATACAGCTCCAAAGTGCCGATGCCAGCACCTTAGTACAGCGTGTATTTACAGTGAACAAAGGGCAAAAAACCGCTGTTCTAGAGCACCTGATTAAGCAGTACCAATGGCGACAAGCGTTGATTTTTGTGAATTCTAAAAACAGTTGTAATCACTTGGCCGACAAGCTGTTTAAACGCGGTATTACCGCAGAAGTGTTTCACGGGGATAAGGCTCAAGGCGCTCGAAGCCGTGTTCTTGATGGCTTTAAGAATGGTGAGCTTGATGTTGTTATCGCAACCGATATTGCCGCTCGTGGTCTAGACATAGCAAAACTGCCAGTGGTAATTAATTTTGATTTACCAAGAAGCCCAGCCGATTATATGCATCGTGTTGGTCGTAGTGGTCGGGCTGGTGAAGTAGGCTTAGCTATCTCACTTATTGACCATGAAGATTATCATCACTTTAAAGTAATCGAAAAAAAGAACAAAATCTGGCTTGAACGCGAGCAAATAGAGGGTTTTGAAGCGGATGCCGCTTTAGCTGACTTCGTCGAGAAACCGGTCGCTAGGCCTGCAGGCCATGGTAAGAAAAAAGCAAAATAA